From the Enterobacter pseudoroggenkampii genome, the window AATCAGCATGAGCATCAAGCGCCTGATGGATCTTGGTTGCTATCGCGGTTTGCGTCATCGTCGTGGTCTGCCAGTGCGCGGTCAGCGTACTAAGACCAACGCACGTACCCGTAAGGGTCCGCGCAAACCGATCAAGAAATAATCGGGGTGATTGAATAATGGCAAAGGCACCAGTTCGTGCACGTAAACGTGTAAGAAAACAAGTCTCTGACGGCGTGGCTCATATCCATGCTTCTTTCAACAACACCATCGTTACTATTACTGATCGTCAGGGTAACGCATTGGGTTGGGCAACAGCCGGTGGTTCCGGTTTCCGTGGTTCTCGCAAATCCACTCCGTTCGCAGCTCAGGTTGCAGCAGAGCGTTGCGCAGAAGCCGTAAAAGAATACGGCATCAAGAATCTGGAAGTTATGGTTAAAGGTCCGGGTCCGGGTCGTGAATCTACTGTTCGCGCTCTGAACGCCGCTGGTTTCCGCATCACGAATATTACTGATGTGACTCCGATCCCTCATAACGGTTGTCGTCCGCCGAAAAAACGTCGCGTATAACGCTCCGTTTTTTAGGTTAGTTGGAGATAGAAAATGGCAAGATATTTGGGTCCTAAGCTCAAGCTGAGCCGTCGTGAGGGCACCGACTTATTCCTTAAGTCTGGCGTTCGCGCGATCGATACCAAGTGTAAAATTGAACAAGCTCCTGGCCAGCACGGTGCGCGTAAACCGCGTCTGTCTGACTATGGTGTGCAGTTGCGTGAAAAGCAAAAAGTTCGCCGTATGTACGGTGTGCTGGAGCGTCAGTTCCGTAACTACTATAAAGAAGCAGCACGTCTGAAAGGCAACACAGGTGAAAACCTGCTCGCTCTGCTGGAAGGTCGTCTGGACAACGTTGTATACCGTATGGGCTTCGGCGCTACTCGTGCTGAATCACGTCAGCTGGTTAGCCACAAAGCAATCATGGTAAACGGTCGTGTTGTTAACATCGCTTCTTATCAGGTTAAAGCGAATGACGTTGTTAGCATTCGTGAGAAAGCGAAAAAGCAATCTCGCGTGAAGGCCGCTCTGGAGCTGGCTGAGCAGCGTGAAAAGCCAACCTGGCTGGAAGTTGATGCTGGCAAGATGGAAGGTACGTTCAAGCGTCAGCCAGAACGTTCTGATCTGTCTGCGGACATTAACGAACACCTGATCGTCGAGCTTTACTCCAAGTAAAGCTTAGTACCAAAGAGAGGACACAATGCAGGGTTCTGTGACAGAGTTTCTAAAACCGCGCCTGGTAGATATCGAGCAAGTGAGTTCGACGCACGCCAAGGTGACCCTTGAGCCTTTAGAGCGTGGCTTTGGCCATACTCTGGGTAACGCACTGCGCCGTATTCTGCTCTCATCGATGCCGGGTTGCGCGGTGACCGAGGTTGAGATTGATGGTGTACTTCATGAGTACAGCACCAAAGAAGGCGTTCAGGAAGATATCCTTGAAATCCTGCTCAACCTGAAAGGGCTGGCGGTGAGAGTTCAGGGTAAAGATGAAGTTATTCTTACTCTGAATAAATCTGGCATTGGCCCTGTGACTGCAGCCGACATCACCCACGACGGTGATGTTGAAATCGTCAAGCCGCAGCACGTGATCTGCCACCTGACCGATGAGAACGCAGCTATTAGCATGCGTATCAAAGTTCAGCGCGGTCGTGGTTATGTGCCGGCTTCTGCCCGAATTCATTCGGAAGAAGATGAGCGCCCAATCGGCCGTCTGCTGGTCGACGCATGCTATAGCCCTGTAGAGCGTATTGCCTACAATGTTGAAGCAGCGCGTGTAGAACAGCGTACCGACCTGGACAAGCTGGTCATCGAAATGGAAACCAACGGCACAATCGATCCTGAAGAGGCGATTCGTCGTGCGGCAACCATCCTGGCAGAACAACTGGAAGCTTTCGTTGACTTACGTGATGTACGTCAGCCGGAAGTGAAAGAAGAGAAACCAGAATTCGATCCGATCCTGCTGCGCCCTGTTGACGATCTCGAATTGACTGTCCGCTCTGCTAACTGCCTCAAGGCAGAAGCTATCCACTATATCGGTGATCTGGTACAGCGTACCGAGGTTGAGTTGCTGAAAACGCCGAACCTGGGTAAAAAATCTCTTACTGAGATTAAAGACGTGCTGGCTTCACGTGGTCTGTCTCTGGGCATGCGCCTGGAAAACTGGCCACCGGCAAGCATTGCTGACGAGTAACCGGATCACAGGTTAAGGTTTTACTGAGAAGGATAAGGTCATGCGCCATCGTAAGAGTGGTCGTCAACTGAACCGCAACAGCAGCCATCGCCAGGCTATGTTCCGCAACATGGCAGGTTCACTGGTTCGTCATGAGATCATCAAGACGACCCTGCCTAAAGCGAAAGAGCTGCGTCGCGTAGTTGAGCCGCTGATTACTCTTGCCAAGACTGACAGCGTTGCTAATCGTCGTCTGGCATTCGCCCGTACTCGTGATAACGAGATCGTGGCAAAACTGTTTAACGAACTGGGCCCGCGTTTCGCGAGCCGTGCCGGTGGTTACACTCGCATTCTGAAGTGTGGTTTCCGTGCAGGCGACAACGCGCCGATGGCTTACATCGAGCTGGTTGATCGTTCAGAGAAAGCAGAAGCTGCTGCAGAGTAATCTGTAGTAACGTAAAAAAACCCGCTCCGGCGGGTTTTTTTATATCCGCGATATCCCCACTTCTCTACAATGTCTGTATCAATTCTGTTCATTCCCTGGAGCTGGTAATGTGGTTGCTCGACCAGTGGGCAGAACGCCATATTCGCGATGCCCAAAATAAAGGTGAATTCGACGATCTCCCGGGAAGCGGCGAACCCCTTGTGCTTGACGATGATTCGCACATTGCGCCTGAACTGCGAGCTGGATACCGTTTACTGAAAAACGCGGGCTGTCTCCCTCCGGAGCTCGAACAGCGCAGAGAGGCTGTTGAACTGGCCGATCTTCTCAACGGTATCCGTCAGGACGATCCGCGACATTCTGAACTGAGCCGCCGTCTCGCCCTGCTTGAACTCAAGCTGCGCCAGGCTGGGATGAACACTGATTTTCTGCGCGGTGAATACGGTGAAAGATTGATGCAGAGAATAAACGAGGAGTAGTTATGTACCGTATTGGTGAACTTGCGAAGCTTGCGAACGTTACGCCGGATACCATCCGTTATTACGAAAAGCAGCAGATGATCGATCATGAAGTTCGTACAGAAGGAGGCTTTCGCCTTTATACCGATAACGATCTGCAGCGCCTGCGATTTATTCGTTATGCGCGTCAGCTCGGCTTCACGCTGGATTCGATCCGCGAGTTATTATCGATCCGCATCGATCCGGAACATCACACCTGCCAGGAATCTAAAAGCATTGTGCAGGCCCGGCTGGATGAAGTTGAAGCACGCATCCAGGAGCTGCAAACCATGCAGCGCTCTCTGCAAAGGCTGAATGATGCCTGCTGCGGGACGGCCCACAGCAGTATTTATTGTTCCATACTGGAAGCCCTTGAACAGGGGGCCAGTGGAGAAACCGAGGGCTGTTGATTTTTAGTCCATCCGGATCTAGACTCCCTTCGTCATAAACCATGCTCAGGAGAATTTATGAGCCGCTATCAGCACACGAAAGGACAGATAAAAGACAATGCCATTGAGGCGTTACTTCACGACCCGTTATTCAGGCAGCGCGTTGAGAAGAATAAAAAAGGGAAAGGAAGTTATCTGCGTAAAGACAAACATGAAAAACGGGGTAACTGGGAGGCCAGTGGCAAGCAAGCGAATCGCTTATTTACCACTGGCCTTTCTGCTTTAAACTTTCGATTAAACGCGGTTATTCTGTTCTTTTAACAGATCGCGGATCTCACTCAGCAGCACTTCTTCTTTCGTTGGTGCAGGTGCAGCAGCCGGCTCTTCTTTTTTACGGTTGAGCCTGTTGATCAGCTTGATAGCCATAAAAATGGCAAACGCGACAATCACAAAATCAAATACGTTCTGAATAAATACGCCGTAGTGCATTACTACTGCCGGAACATCACCCTGCGCTTCACGCAGTGTGAAAGCGAATTGTTTGAAATCAATGCCCCCGATTAACAACCCTAATGGTGGCATGATAATGTCGGCCACTAATGATGAAACAATCTTGCCGAATGCTGCACCAATAATGACACCCACTGCCAAATCCACCACGTTCCCGCGCATCGCAAATTCGCGAAATTCTTTAATAAAACTCATTGTTCTCTCCTTGTGCCAGCTGACGAGTATAAGTTTAACAAATGATTAGCCAATTGCCATTCGGGATAATTAAACGTTATGAAAAATAAAAGGCACAGAAATGAAAAGGATAAAGTGCGGGTGCTCTTTCTCGAGCACCCTACTTTTTAAAGGAAGAATGGACTTGGCTGGAATAAACGTTCGACATCGGTAATAAACTTTTTATCCGTAAGGAACATAATAACGTGATCGCCTTGCTCAATACGTAAATTGTCATTGGCAATCATGACGTCATTTCCGCGCACAACGGCGCCGATGATCGTGCCTGGCGGCAGCTTAATTTCGTCGATCGACCGGCCCACGACGCGTGATGTGGTTTCATCTCCATGCGCCACGGCTTCAATGGCTTCCGCTACGCCGCGGCGGAGCGATGACACACCGACAATATCCGCTTTACGAACATGGCTCAGGAGCGCGGAAATTGTCGCCTGCTGCGGCGAAATGGCAATATCAATAACGCTACCCTGGACCAGATCGACATACGCCTTGCGCTGGATAAGCACCATGACCTTCTTTGCACCCATACGCTTGGCGAGCATGGCGGACATTATATTCGCCTCGTCGTCGTTGGTGACGGCAATAAAAAGATCAACTTGATCAATATGCTCTTCAGCCAGCAACTCCTGATCAGACGCATCGCCATAAAATACGATCGTATTTTGCAGTTTTTCCGCCAGTTCAGCAGCACGCTGCTGATCGCGCTCGATCAATTTTACGCTGTAATCTTTTTCTAACCGATGTGCCAGGCCTGCACCGATATTGCCGCCGCCGACCAGCATAATGCGTTTATAGGGTTTTTCGAGACGCTGAAGTTCACTCATTACGGCACGAATATGCTGTGAGGCCGCAATAAAGAAGACCTCATCACCTGCTTCGACAATCGTGGAGCCTTGCGGGCGGATTGGCCTGTCGTGACGGAAAATGGCTGCGACGCGCGTATCGATATGCGGCATGTGCTCGCGCATGGTAGAAAGCGCATTGCCGATCAATGGTCCACCGTAATAAGCCTTAACCACTGCCAGACTCACTTTACCCTCGGCAAAGTTCACCACCTGCAGGGCGCCCGGATATTCGATCAGGCGATAGATATTGTCGATAACCAGCTGTTCCGGCGCGATGAGATGGTCAATAGGGACCGCTTCGGAATTAAACAGTTTCTCAGCATCGCGAACATAGTCCGGAGAGCGAATGCGCGCGATTCGGTTTGGCGTGTTGAAAAGCGAGTAGGCCACCTGACAGGCCACCATATTGGTTTCGTCAGAACTGGTTACCGCAACCAGCATGTCGGCATCGTCGGCACCCGCCTCACGAAGAACCCGTGGGTGAGAACCATGACCCTGCACCACGCGCAGGTCAAACTTGTCCTGTAAGACACGCAGACGATCGCCGTTGGTATCGACTATGGTGATGTCGTTGTTTTCGCCCACCAGGTTTTCCGCCAGCGTTCCGCCAACCTGTCCTGCACCCAGAATGATAATCTTCATATCTCGTGACCTGTTCTCAACATCACTCTTTGATTAGCTTAGCGTAAAAGAAGCCATCACCCTCTTCGGCACCCGGCAGGTTCTGCAGACCCGGGGATTCAGGCGTTCCCGTATCGCGCAGCGCGGCGTCCGGGGTACGTTTAAGGAAGGCCGCGATTTGCTGGCTGTTTTCTTCCGGCAGTACGGAGCAGGTTGCATAGACCAGCGTTCCGCCAGGTTTGAGATGCGGCCAGATGGCGTCGAGAATGTCGGACTGCAGCTGGGCAAGTTCGTTAATATCACGATCGCGACGCAGCCACTTGATGTCCGGATGACGACGAATAACGCCGGTTGCAGAGCAGGGAGCATCCAGCAAAATGCGATCGAATTGCGTTTCACTACACCATTCTGCGGGTTTGCGTCCATCGCCTTGCTTAACCTGAGCCTTCATGCCCAGACGCTTGAGGTTGTCGTAGACGCGTGAAAGACGCTGTTCATCGACGTCCACCGCCATCACGCTGGCCTGCGGAGCCACTTCAAGAATATGCGTTGTTTTGCCCCCTGGTGCGGCG encodes:
- the rpsK gene encoding 30S ribosomal protein S11, which produces MAKAPVRARKRVRKQVSDGVAHIHASFNNTIVTITDRQGNALGWATAGGSGFRGSRKSTPFAAQVAAERCAEAVKEYGIKNLEVMVKGPGPGRESTVRALNAAGFRITNITDVTPIPHNGCRPPKKRRV
- the rpsD gene encoding 30S ribosomal protein S4, whose amino-acid sequence is MARYLGPKLKLSRREGTDLFLKSGVRAIDTKCKIEQAPGQHGARKPRLSDYGVQLREKQKVRRMYGVLERQFRNYYKEAARLKGNTGENLLALLEGRLDNVVYRMGFGATRAESRQLVSHKAIMVNGRVVNIASYQVKANDVVSIREKAKKQSRVKAALELAEQREKPTWLEVDAGKMEGTFKRQPERSDLSADINEHLIVELYSK
- a CDS encoding DNA-directed RNA polymerase subunit alpha; protein product: MQGSVTEFLKPRLVDIEQVSSTHAKVTLEPLERGFGHTLGNALRRILLSSMPGCAVTEVEIDGVLHEYSTKEGVQEDILEILLNLKGLAVRVQGKDEVILTLNKSGIGPVTAADITHDGDVEIVKPQHVICHLTDENAAISMRIKVQRGRGYVPASARIHSEEDERPIGRLLVDACYSPVERIAYNVEAARVEQRTDLDKLVIEMETNGTIDPEEAIRRAATILAEQLEAFVDLRDVRQPEVKEEKPEFDPILLRPVDDLELTVRSANCLKAEAIHYIGDLVQRTEVELLKTPNLGKKSLTEIKDVLASRGLSLGMRLENWPPASIADE
- the rplQ gene encoding 50S ribosomal protein L17, coding for MRHRKSGRQLNRNSSHRQAMFRNMAGSLVRHEIIKTTLPKAKELRRVVEPLITLAKTDSVANRRLAFARTRDNEIVAKLFNELGPRFASRAGGYTRILKCGFRAGDNAPMAYIELVDRSEKAEAAAE
- a CDS encoding DUF1992 domain-containing protein; amino-acid sequence: MWLLDQWAERHIRDAQNKGEFDDLPGSGEPLVLDDDSHIAPELRAGYRLLKNAGCLPPELEQRREAVELADLLNGIRQDDPRHSELSRRLALLELKLRQAGMNTDFLRGEYGERLMQRINEE
- the zntR gene encoding Zn(2+)-responsive transcriptional regulator, which produces MYRIGELAKLANVTPDTIRYYEKQQMIDHEVRTEGGFRLYTDNDLQRLRFIRYARQLGFTLDSIRELLSIRIDPEHHTCQESKSIVQARLDEVEARIQELQTMQRSLQRLNDACCGTAHSSIYCSILEALEQGASGETEGC
- a CDS encoding alternative ribosome-rescue factor A codes for the protein MSRYQHTKGQIKDNAIEALLHDPLFRQRVEKNKKGKGSYLRKDKHEKRGNWEASGKQANRLFTTGLSALNFRLNAVILFF
- the mscL gene encoding large-conductance mechanosensitive channel protein MscL; protein product: MSFIKEFREFAMRGNVVDLAVGVIIGAAFGKIVSSLVADIIMPPLGLLIGGIDFKQFAFTLREAQGDVPAVVMHYGVFIQNVFDFVIVAFAIFMAIKLINRLNRKKEEPAAAPAPTKEEVLLSEIRDLLKEQNNRV
- the trkA gene encoding Trk system potassium transporter TrkA; the protein is MKIIILGAGQVGGTLAENLVGENNDITIVDTNGDRLRVLQDKFDLRVVQGHGSHPRVLREAGADDADMLVAVTSSDETNMVACQVAYSLFNTPNRIARIRSPDYVRDAEKLFNSEAVPIDHLIAPEQLVIDNIYRLIEYPGALQVVNFAEGKVSLAVVKAYYGGPLIGNALSTMREHMPHIDTRVAAIFRHDRPIRPQGSTIVEAGDEVFFIAASQHIRAVMSELQRLEKPYKRIMLVGGGNIGAGLAHRLEKDYSVKLIERDQQRAAELAEKLQNTIVFYGDASDQELLAEEHIDQVDLFIAVTNDDEANIMSAMLAKRMGAKKVMVLIQRKAYVDLVQGSVIDIAISPQQATISALLSHVRKADIVGVSSLRRGVAEAIEAVAHGDETTSRVVGRSIDEIKLPPGTIIGAVVRGNDVMIANDNLRIEQGDHVIMFLTDKKFITDVERLFQPSPFFL